The Cucurbita pepo subsp. pepo cultivar mu-cu-16 chromosome LG18, ASM280686v2, whole genome shotgun sequence nucleotide sequence TTATTGTGGTGACTGTATTCATAGTTTAGTGAAAGCTCAACCATATGGGAGGCGTGTCAGATATCTACATCCTCAGGCTAGACGAGAACATTGAacgagaaaatgaagaagcaaTAAGGAGGATggtgttagaaatcacgactctccacaattgtatgatattgtccactttgagcataagctctcatggccttgttttgggcttccccaaaaggcctcgaaccaatggagatagtaatcctcacttataaacccatgatcttccactaaattaaccaacgtgggactcactcccaataatcctcaacaatcctcccctcacAAAGTACACTATCCCGAGGCTTATGgtgctctcgaatagcctccccttaatcaaggcccgactcctttctctggagccctcgaacaaaatacaccctttgtttacactttagtcacttttgactacaccttcgagactcacaattctttgtttgatatttgaggattctattgacatggttaagtttaggtcatgactctgataccatgttagaaatcacgactctccacaatgatatgatatttgtccactttgagaataaactctcatggctttgttttgggcttccccaaaaggtctcataccaatggagatagtattcctcacttataaacccatgatcttagactaaattaaccaatgtgggactcactcccaataatcctcaacagatGGCACCCAACGATTTTGTCTCACAATCAAGGAGGAGAAATTACCAATTGAAAGAAACAAGTACTTGTGCTTCCCGGAAAAGATCCAAAGATCATTGGGCAAAccatttaagaaatttatttacattttgcTGCAAATGTTTCTCCAAAAAATTATTGTCTTCTTGTTATGGAGGGGGTTAGATGACAGAAAAGACAGCCTGGACTTAAGAGTAAGCAGAATACGAATATGCCCCATCTACCTCTTAGAGATTAGTATATAACTACGGTCATCATCACTTTCCATATTCTCACCAACTGAAGATGGTAAGCGAAATCCGTTGGGTTGATAATTGTTCAATACATCCAGCAACCAATTCTTGAAATGTAAACATCCAAATTCAGATGAGTGCTTATTGTCTATCAGATGACTGAACTAAGTAGTCATACTCATACTTGACACTATATTGAATAATAGGGATATAATATGGAGAAAGTGTTGGTTTCTAAGTTATCACTAAATTGTTATAGCCAGAAATATATTTGGACGAATACAGAATTGATAGGATGGAAGAGTTCTTGGACGAGAGGTGTTCCTCAAATGGAAGTAATCAATGCCTCTCGCTACTTCTTTCTAAAAACAGAACAGGCAAACCACAATTTGAAATACATATTTTCCATGAATCGAAGTAATCAGATAAAGTGATGGAGAAAGGAACATATAGTTTTGTTTTATCTTCTCTGGTTTAGCTCATGATCTAGATTTATAGTTTAAAGCGGTATGTCTAGTCTCTACTTGCGAGATATATTGACTTCCTCACGCCTAATCTCTCGCATCTTACATCGATTACAGCATCTAACAAAATTATGTTGGTAATTAGGCTTCATAATATTAGGAAGTGATTCTTGCAtacggaaaaagaaaacagaaacagatcaataaggagaagaaaaagaaaaaaagagagagagagagagagaacacGGTTGCACGCATCTCCGGAGCATTTCAGTAGCCACCTCTTGTTTAATATAATAGCACACAATTTGCAggcaaaattattttatcctaatttctatttatacCAAATTCACTGGTCAACGATTAAACAGTGGCATATGTTTTACTTCTATCTCAAATATTAACAGCAAGAGATTTTGGATTTACCTGTTTCATCTAGTGCCAAAGGAAAATCCGTCCAGTACTCTGGCCGCGAAGAAATGTCGTTCACAAAACTTAGAACCTCATTCGTAATTCCCGGCGTATCATCAATAATCTCGTCATTGAATTCCTCGTCTATTGCATCATCGGTAGAACGACTCTGAAACGGCAGCAAGTTAGAAGCAAGCCTGGATATCTCTCCAACAGCCTTGTTGCTCTTAACAGAGAGCATTGAGAAGCCGTTTCTCAAACCACCGCCAATCTCTGCGAGATCATTGCGAATTCCTTGAAGCGTTTGAGACGGCGACGAAGAGTTCGAACACGAGTCGGAAGAATCGGCGGGAGAAACGACCGCCGAAGACGGTTGAGGAGCGAGAAAGTTGGTGAAACCGCGTAGCTGACGGCTCAGCGTCTCACCGAGTGCGGCGAAATCGTCTTCAACAGAAGGAACAGCGGTGGTGAAATGAGCGCAATCCGACGACGAGGATGAACTGTTGAACTGCGATTCGGCTGAGACATTATCATCGCTCGCTTGGAGAGACTTAAACAACCAAGACATAGTTATTCACAAATTCCGATCGTCCGGATTGTTACTGAATGGAATTGAAAAACAGAAAGAGAGAACGCATTTCGGAGAGCTTCGGAAATGGCGAAGAAGCTCGTCTCGTCTCTTTCGTTCGTTCTCTTTTCGTCTCCGTATCTCTatctactttctctctctaactctGCGAAAGCCAGAAGTCCCTTGCAGAGAGAGTTCTACAGTTTCTGTTTTGATCTCTCGCTTTCCCAACTCCACCAAGTGCCTATTTCTTCGCGGTGCCGACTCTGATTATCCTCTGCGAAACGTTCCAGAATAACCACCTCTACCTCACCAAATCCCCACAGTTAGGTCCACAAGGATTTTGCCACGTCGACTTCTCGATTCGCTGCTTAATTACCGATATACCCTTAACCGCTTCTCCTCCggctattacaaatttagCCTTATAACTACTAaacactttaaaaaatatttatcgagtcatctttcaattttctgttcaataaaaaagacaaattcgaggttttaaatataatggagtaaaattaaattttacatttagTAAAATCAACCATTCACAGTCAAagttaaattaacaaattaagtattttattgttttaaaataatttaacaaagaATAAAACGTTCACTATGCTCCGGGAACACAATTCGACAAGTAAAATCAGAGAcaatataaattaaacatttatttataaagtaaaTACCAGaagtcaatttttaaaaataaaataataataaacattttttttacctgGTACCCAATCTACTGGTTTCTCCCAATTCGGTCAGTAAAACTAAGAACATGATGTCTTGGCTCTGTTCCCTTGTCCCTTGCCAAGGTGCCATCGGGCAAACCGCCCAGAGAAGAATATATTGAATTTCGtttgattaaaaagaaatataaaatattttcaattcaattatgTAGCCATAcagcaaataaaataaaataaagtaaaataaaataaaataaataaagggaaCAGATGGTTAGAAGaggaaggaaacaaaaaggaaagaagaaaactaGAAATTTTCCTGCTTAATGATTCACAATAGCGAAGCAGGTTTGCCAGCAAATTTGCCAAGTATCTAAAACATTATTACCATCTTTCATGACACAAATAATCAATCAAAAGCCTGTCTCACTAATTATTATCAAAAGAATCTCACTCTAGCTAAGCTTAACTACTGCACATACACAACATATTGTACATCTGTATACTCCATATTTAGCAGTTCCCAATCCAAAAAAAGCTTGATCGTTAACATTCCTATAAGAGTATATTTCTTTGAATAATGTTAAATGAGACCAGCATATGGATTGGAAGCATGAACAGGCATACCCGGACCGTAGTGGTGGCCATTGGCTCCATGAGGATTTCCGAAAGGATTCGACTGTTGCGGTGGGGGagccatcatcatcatctgtTGCTGATGCTGATGCTGCTGATTCAACATGAAAGCTTGCTGCTGGTTGGCCATAGCTGACATTTGTACTGAATGTGGTGCAGCCATAGCAGACGAGGCGAAAAAGGGATCATGGATTGGCTGTTGTTGCACCATGGCACCATGCACTGGGACTGGCTCCCATGGATTGTAACTCACGTTCTGATTATTTCTTCTGATTGCATCATCATACAAGCTGTCTAATGTAAGCAGGTCCAAACCTCCGGCCTTTGGCAATGAGTTCAAAGCATTATCagaataatatcataatttgGCAAAGAGAGAATAGAACGTTGTTTAGAAGTTAAGAGCAGTAGAAGAATAATAGTTTGCTGGACATATTTTGATGCAAGGATAGAATAAAGGTTGGGAAATGTTACTGATTTATGTCACTATCGTGTTTATACATTCAATATGAAGGCAAAATTTGATGTTTAGTGGGAGAAGATAAGTACCAATTTGCTTGTAGCAGCTACATTTTCATTTGAGCTTGGTGCCGTAACAAGTGCCAATTCCCAGCCGGTAGTTGTAGTACCATTAACTTGGCTTGGAGCAGAACTGGTTTTTTGATCGGCTGTGAACACAAGCAGTAAAATTAGTCCAGCTGACTCCACGTGTATAATAATTCAGTTATCACACACAAgcttaaagttttaaagttCCCCATTTCTTTACTGACTTCTAAAATGTAACTtcacaaaaaaatttggaaCATAATCACTTCAAATTTTGCTTCACCCAAGAACATATTGAATTTTTCTATAGCTACTGAAATTCGAAGGAAatgcagaaagaaagaagagaactACCATCTGGGACAATAGCCAACGCCAGAGAATTCTTTTCATCCAAATTGGAAGTAGCCTCAGGTACAGGATCATTCAAACCCTAACCAAAAGCAGATAATTATCTCAGATAATGTATTTCTAGAAGAGTTATCTCACTTCAAATTAGtaacaaatatatttgtaatatgTGCAATCTACtttcgttttatttttttcatagaTACTTTAGTGTTTGTTTATttgagaaattcaaaataccTACCCTATATACTTCCGGAGATTCTGAAGACCATACAATTTCTTTTGagcattaaaataaaaaacaattctaACTacgtaaaattaaatttgagttATTGGACAACTAATAACTCCAATAAAGTCTCTTCTCGATCATGGACAAGCATGTACAGTAAATAATTTGTTAGTAATATACGTTATAAAAAGATCAgaattaatgataaatttaatatatagtttactattttaaagaaaatgattggcGAAATTCTTTATGGTAAATTATAAACTACTTATGAATCATAGTTTTTTGTCTTAATCTACTGATATCAGGAGTAGATTGACTAGCAGTAGAAGTTTACCAACAAGTCAGGTGGCTCAGTCACGGCTGGTTCTACTTTAACTGGTTCAGGTGGTGGGGGAGACGGGGCTGGTGGAGGTGCCACTGGCTGTTCAACTTGCGCTGCCGGTTCCTTCTTGTACTCGATGGCCAAAATGTCTCTAGGAGCAGCCAGTTTAGCATCAGCAACCTGCTTATTATGGTGCCCCAAAAATAGTTCAggtgatttaattttttagaaatgagATGCCATTTATTCAGGTGGATTTGCAGAGGACGTCTTGGTTTTGAGCGGTTTAAGAGGACTTggggaacaaaaaaattgggaGAGCATAAAAAACAATGAATAATTGACGAgggataaaaaataatttaaaaataagcaAACACTACCTGATCCTTACGAATGGTTGAAGTCCGTGGAGCTTCTCTTACATATTCTTCCATGGCTTGTAAAAATGATGCAGGGGGCTTCAAAATGTGAATCAAGATACAGAACTCAGTACTttttatgtgtgtgtgtgtggagGGGGACATAAAAAAGGCAGATAGCAAAGGGAGGACAACCTACCTGTTCAATCTTTGTAAATGTCTGGCCACGCCCAATATCAAGATTTTTACAAACTTCATAGAACTCAGAGAGCCTCTCCGCCTgcaaaaatggagaaagttACAACCATGTCGATACAACTCATATCTTGTGCACTACTATGAACTGACGAAAACGGCAAGACTGGTCCAATACCTGCTGGCCAGCCCTCCTGTAAATTTCCAGGGCTTTCATTGCATCTTGCCGTTGCATCTCGAAAAACTGAATTTTAAGACCATGTTAGTTTCAGTTTTTGCATTTACATCAAGCTTGTCTGGCAATCAGATCAATTCTTACCTTGTCAACTAAGTTTACCGTACCATCACTGATGGCTTGATAAATTTTGATGCTCTCAGAAGCAACCTgcaaaaggataaaaaaaacatgagaaTGAGAAGGACCAAAAATGCAAACGAGTAAAGCTTTCTCACTGGACATGCAAGAATGTAAGAGGTTCCTACCAATGAAAGGGCTAGCTGAATTACAAAATTATGAACGGCGGCTCCTTGAGGCTgtaaagaagtaaaaaatgttCCACAATAATTAAGGAAAAATCCAGGAAGTTctcatatttaaaaacaaaaccatacCGCATTATTTTCAGTAATAAAAACCTAGTCACTGGGATATAATTACATCTACCTGAAGCAAGGGTCATAAATTACCTGACAACCAAGTACCCGATATAGAAGCTCTTGTAATGCTGGCAACTGCTCAAGCAACTCAGCAGTATCTAGATCTTTGGTTCTCTGCACCATTATCCATAAAATTTACCTCAGTGTAGCTGAAACAACATTCTCAATTATATGAAACCCAAATAGCAATTAGATGCAGTGAATTGGTGACAAGCGCCTCTCAATGATAGTTCCCATGCCTTGTACTCTCTAAACACAAGATGAGGTTCGAGCAAGCTTGGTCTCATTATTTATCTTCTAGGGACTTGGGCTTTAAAAGGAATCATAAAGGAAATGTTGCAGTGGCTTTCATCAGAAGTATCTTTCATGCCGTGGACAGGGAAACTGGGTGAGTTTGGAGCATACTTCCAGCACCTTCTCTTCTCTTGATCCTCTTTGGCCAATCATATAATTTGGCAAAAATCCAAAGCCATCCACAGAATATTGCAAAATTTATTTCGAAATGAAGGTCCCGAAGGAGACTTTTGGTGGCTGCAGTTTTTTGGGCAATTTGGGTGGAGAGGAACCAATACACTCCTGAGGCAACCTTTTCAACACCGCaagaattttgagaaaatggTTTTCTGGGTCTCCCTATGGTGGTGTGCTCTTTTTCAGGCTTTTTGTGATTATTCCTCTTTTAATAAGCAAGTACACGAGAGGAGTTTTTTGTAACTCCATTTATTTACGAAGTTAGttccctcttcctcttttttattattcttgaATTAATAGTATTAGTTTccttttaaaagataaaaagaagaagaaaaagaaacctttgtttatgataaacataaggTGTGCATGCaccaattggagaaggaagtAGTAGTTTAATCTCCTAGAAAGCAAATTAAAAGAtcgaatgaaaataaaaggataGTTAATCAACTAAAGAAGAGTATTTCCTTACCGCGCGATCTGTCTCAACATCATACTTCAGCACACGGAAACATTCCAACCTCTCCTCCAAAAATAAGGCATATGAACGAACCCAAGCAGAATAATCCCATGCTACATGCAGCACACGAAATGTTTTAGATTGagattttcaatctttttatattttctttttcaaatctaaTGCCTTAGAGGAGGTACCATTAGCACTGGAATCGTCTTTAAAATGAGATAAATTAAGCATGTGGTTTCTTCTCCTGCCATAGTTAATGAGTTCTTCGTGAAATGTGGGGTCTACTTCCCGCAAAGCACGATGGATAACAACCAAAGTCTTTAATGCAACCTACAGAATGAAATCATAATACGTTAAAAAAGTTTAACAAGCACTACAAATCTTAATTGGAGATGAAATCTAAACCCAAGAcatctaaatttgaaataaataatcagGTACTTTCCAATGGATAAACTGTGTCTGCAAATATTACTTGTAAGAGGAACACTTTTTTGGTATGAACGCCACCATCAATTTTACGTCCACAACAGATAAAGATGCTTTTATATAACTTACTTTCCCCCAAGACTTTGCAAAGAGTTAACAGAATTGACATAATAGACCACAATGTCAAATGTAACATTTACCAGCACTGTTAACATGCACAATAATACAGAGGATGTAAGCTCAAAAAGCTATAGAAAGACTGAATGTTCTACTTAGAACTTTGAAACGGGAAAGTATATCTTGTTTATGATGGCAGTTGATTTGAAAAGAGTACAGATTTGTAATGCATATGATGGTAAGACATGTAGACTTACTGCCCAATTATGCGTCTTTGATAATCTTCTTGCCAAAGCATGAATGCAATATGCAACATCAGCCCTAGGCCTGGTAGCTGAGATAGCCGCGAATATAGCTGCAGATAAGTCCAAAACCATCTTGTTTTAATATTACGAGTTATATAATCGTACAACATCAGGTAGAAGAAACacattatcaaataaaaatgtgaagttCAGATGAAGAACATGTGAAGAGACATTCAATCGGACAAGATTAATACTATCTTCAGAAGGGCATCAGAGAACACACCCCggatatgtttttcttttgcaggacGTTCAACATGATTTGTTGCCTTCACTATAGCAATGTCTAATTCCTGAATTCAACATCGCCCCAAGAATGTGAGATAGATCCAGGCTATTGAGATGCAGTGAGAGTAGGACTTATAGTACCTTATAATCACTGTTAACTTTAGCTAATGAAACTGTGGTAGTATCCTTCAGGGCCCCCAGTGCTTTTCTTAAGCTGTTCTGTGTACCCCCACCTGACATCCTCTCTCCCTCGCTGTTAAGAAACCTACAGGAAAGTCAGCAATTTGATATGGTTCGGCTTGCACAAACATAAACTATacacaaaaatgaaactacgaTACATTGCATAAtgcataaattttcataattaattaatatcttgATTTGTCAATTGATCTGCAAATTCAAAGGCAAAATTGAAGCAAATAGAAATCCGTCAAGGTAGTCGAGAATCATAATAAATATCATATCCATCAGCAATATTCTCGCCGACacccaaaattttagaattccggcaacaaaatttcaaaaaaccgagtttaaaaaatagaaactcaaatttcaaaaaaactATTTCCAGAGATACGCCAAGAATTcatcaataaatataaatttactgTCATTAAAAACACAGATTGAAACGCCAGtaagctcaaaagggaaaggtCGAAATCGAACTGAACGACCTAGATTGCACTAAACTTAAACCAAGAGTGTGCCGTTATCAGTATACACAAGGAAAAATAGACAAAATCTAGACTGAATAGAAAGATCTAAATCAAGTAGAGAGCGATTCAACGCAACACAAAACCTCATCCACAGTTCAAGCAGAGATGAGAAACAGAAAATCAGANGTGAAATGTGGGGTCTACTTCCCGCAAAGCACGATGGATAACAACCAAAGTCTTTAATGCAACCTACAGAATGAAATCATAATACGTTAAAAAAGTTTAACAAGCACTACAAATCTTAATTGGAGATGAAATCTAAACCCAAGAcatctaaatttgaaataaataatcagGTACTTTCCAATGGATAAACTGTGTCTGCAAATATTACTTGTAAGAGGAACACTTTTTTGGTATGAACGCCACCATCAATTTTACGTCCACAACAGATAAAGATGCTTTTATATAACTTACTTTCCCCCAAGACTTTGCAAAGAGTTAACAGAATTGACATAATAGACCACAATGTCAAATGTAACATTTACCAGCACTGTTAACATGCACAATAATACAGAGGATGTAAGCTCAAAAAGCTATAGAAAGACTGAATGTTCTACTTAGAACTTTGAAACGGGAAAGTATATCTTGTTTATGATGGCAGTTGATTTGAAAAGAGTACAGATTTGTAATGCATATGATGGTAAGACATGTAGACTTACTGCCCAATTATGCGTCTTTGATAATCTTCTTGCCAAAGCATGAATGCAATATGCAACATCAGCCCTAGGCCTGGTAGCTGAGATAGCCGCGAATATAGCTGCAGATAAGTCCAAAACCATCTTGTTTTAATATTACGAGTTATATAATCGTACAACATCAGGTAGAAGAAACacattatcaaataaaaatgtgaagttCAGATGAAGAACATGTGAAGAGACATTCAATCGGACAAGATTAATACTATCTTCAGAAGGGCATCAGAGAACACACCCCggatatgtttttcttttgcaggacGTTCAACATGATTTGTTGCCTTCACTATAGCAATGTCTAATTCCTGAATTCAACATCGCCCCAAGAATGTGAGATAGATCCAGGCTATTGAGATGCAGTGAGAGTAGGACTTATAGTACCTTATAATCACTGTTAACTTTAGCTAATGAAACTGTGGTAGTATCCTTCAGGGCCCCCAGTGCTTTTCTTAAGCTGTTCTGTGTACCCCCACCTGACATCCTCTCTCCCTCGCTGTTAAGAAACCTACAGGAAAGTCAGCAATTTGATATGGTTCGGCTTGCACAAACATAAACTATacacaaaaatgaaactacgaTACATTGCATAAtgcataaattttcataattaattaatatcttgATTTGTCAATTGATCTGCAAATTCAAAGGCAAAATTGAAGCAAATAGAAATCCGTCAAGGTAGTCGAGAATCATAATAAATATCATATCCATCAGCAATATTCTCGCCGACacccaaaattttagaattccggcaacaaaatttcaaaaaaccgagtttaaaaaatagaaactcaaatttcaaaaaaactATTTCCAGAGATACGCCAAGAATTcatcaataaatataaatttactgTCATTAAAAACACAGATTGAAACGCCAGtaagctcaaaagggaaaggtCGAAATCGAACTGAACGACCTAGATTGCACTAAACTTAAACCAAGAGTGTGCCGTTATCAGTATACACAAGGAAAAATAGACAAAATCTAGACTGAATAGAAAGATCTAAATCAAGTAGAGAGCGATTCAACGCAACACAAAACCTCATCCACAGTTCAAGCAGAGATGAGAAACAGAAAAtcagaaacaaataaaagatcaaagaAGTCGATATACCTGAAACTGAAtcgagaaagagagaagacaGGTCGATCGGAGGGTAGTctgcaaccaaagaaaagtcGCAAATGTGAAGCTCTATATGGTAGTCGACTCGTCGGCGTCTTCCAGAGCTTtaaccattaatttttaaataatatttttcattttctactttttattttatttaatgcaatttaattttctctaaatCTGTCTCTTATAATCTTCGCTGTCAGACAAATACGGAGTTGTAAGAATTAGTACTGCGCTGAAGTTAAAATGGGAATCATTCTTCTATTACGCGTTTTCATCTGCTTCCTGCATTACATTATTGAGATCTTGCCACGTGTTGCGAAAGATGCTGATCTGTCGTCCACGACTTTAGAATAAAAGtccaattaaatatttcatatgactggttgaatttttggagCTAAATGCACTTATTAATAAATGGCTATATTAATGGGAGAAAATAGTCTTTTTAAAAgtagattaaaatattattttgttttattttcaaaatttataaactaattgtaattaccatttttaatatttatttttaaataaaagtgcaaatacaaaaatagaatgagtgtaaaacaaataaatttaattaaaaaaaacatataaattttaattagttgaacATATTAATAACGAATCAAATATCTTTGaccatatattttaaagtaataatatatttattgtgaaCTCCAAttgtcatttaatttattagattaatTGAATAATTGGCGATGAATAGAGAACATTGAGTCAGTGTATCTGTCTACGTATTATCagtttcaaaacaatttttataaggaatagAGAACATTGAGTCATGTATTCATTGGCACAGGTgattggctttgataccatttataaccgtTCATTCCACTATCGTTACAAATTTCTGAAAGATAAATATCTCGGTCTCATCTATAAATTGATATAGAATCCTCATTAATATGAGTTGCTCGGGACTCGAACCTGAAACTAGTTGGATGAAGTAGATAActtacttttttaaaactaagtaaaaaaaaagtcaatgaatcgattatttttaatgaatagaTCCAGCGAACACTTAGCCCAGCGGGTGAAAATGGCAAGCTTCGGGTCCACTTTTTCCTTGTGCCTATTTTTCCATGGGTGGTTGGTTTACAGGTACAACCTTTATAACTTCATGGTATACCCATGGGAAGCAGTGAGTGGAGATTCCCCTGCAGAGAGCCAGATGAGGGGAGACCTTCACGTCCAGCTCGAAGGCGCGGGGATATCTCGACCCTACTTTTTCTCATTGCTATTAAACATTATCcgttttggtctgttacgtaaAGTCTttagtctcacaattttaaaatacgtttgTTACGCAAGAGATTTCCATATTCTTAGGAAGAACGTTTcgtcccctctccaaccgacgtaaGATCAAAGTATTATATAacctaatttttcattaattatttactcaatatttaaaaaactatatgTAATGATTATTGACAgttttctataattatttatttatttatttattaaaatatttttggtgatacaattattgtcatctttttcttttctagtcATCATCCAGATGCTTTGGACCAACAGGCAAGAAAGagttggattttatttttccaaaaaataaataaataataataataataatcatgtttattattaaaagtggttttaaattatatataaaacaatgTATTATGCTGGCCGCCAGTTTGCgttgtgtttttatttagtttttaaaagaCGCGACGCTTTGGCGTAGGAATAAGATGGTCCTTTGAGACAGCTCACCCACCTCATAAATCCAAAATGTCGGTTCCAATATTATGTAATTTCTTAAAGTTTGGCGGTGCCCaataatctaattaaaatagttTAGGTTAATAgtttattacattttaattaatattatggTATTGAATTTGCTAATGTAAATGACATTCAAACAAAGTAATTGcatcttttcaattattgacgtggcaaataaaatatttaagtaaaatttattatttaataaaataattttgtaaaaataaaattaatatttcttctttgtctCTCTCGTCGGTCtaatatcaaaacaaaaatattaaaatttttaatattcaaacaaattaatttttcaatgcGAAGGCCTAATATTGAGTCGTCTAAGCCAAACTGAGTGAAGAACCATATGAAACACATCAAACGGCTTCGCCGGCCGATGGACCTCAAAATGTCTCTGCACTTTCATCACACCTTGCTGCAATTTCAAGTACTTCGCCGGCGAAATGCCTTTCAAGATCTTCTTGATCTCCGGAATTCTCTTCGACGGAATCCGCAGAGAGAATTTGCTCCAATCGAGCACATCGTCGAACGGCAACGAGTAATAATCAGAGATTATAACCGGTACGCAACCACC carries:
- the LOC111779762 gene encoding putative clathrin assembly protein At5g35200 isoform X3, with the translated sequence MSGGGTQNSLRKALGALKDTTTVSLAKVNSDYKELDIAIVKATNHVERPAKEKHIRAIFAAISATRPRADVAYCIHALARRLSKTHNWAVALKTLVVIHRALREVDPTFHEELINYGRRRNHMLNLSHFKDDSSANAWDYSAWVRSYALFLEERLECFRVLKYDVETDRARTKDLDTAELLEQLPALQELLYRVLGCQPQGAAVHNFVIQLALSLVASESIKIYQAISDGTVNLVDKFFEMQRQDAMKALEIYRRAGQQAERLSEFYEVCKNLDIGRGQTFTKIEQPPASFLQAMEEYVREAPRTSTIRKDQVADAKLAAPRDILAIEYKKEPAAQVEQPVAPPPAPSPPPPEPVKVEPAVTEPPDLLGLNDPVPEATSNLDEKNSLALAIVPDADQKTSSAPSQVNGTTTTGWELALVTAPSSNENVAATSKLAGGLDLLTLDSLYDDAIRRNNQNVSYNPWEPVPVHGAMVQQQPIHDPFFASSAMAAPHSVQMSAMANQQQAFMLNQQHQHQQQMMMMAPPPQQSNPFGNPHGANGHHYGPGMPVHASNPYAGLI
- the LOC111779762 gene encoding putative clathrin assembly protein At5g35200 isoform X2, which produces MSGGGTQNSLRKALGALKDTTTVSLAKVNSDYKELDIAIVKATNHVERPAKEKHIRAIFAAISATRPRADVAYCIHALARRLSKTHNWAVALKTLVVIHRALREVDPTFHEELINYGRRRNHMLNLSHFKDDSSANAWDYSAWVRSYALFLEERLECFRVLKYDVETDRARTKDLDTAELLEQLPALQELLYRVLGCQPQGAAVHNFVIQLALSLVASESIKIYQAISDGTVNLVDKFFEMQRQDAMKALEIYRRAGQQAERLSEFYEVCKNLDIGRGQTFTKIEQPPASFLQAMEEYVREAPRTSTIRKDQQVADAKLAAPRDILAIEYKKEPAAQVEQPVAPPPAPSPPPPEPVKVEPAVTEPPDLLGLNDPVPEATSNLDEKNSLALAIVPDADQKTSSAPSQVNGTTTTGWELALVTAPSSNENVAATSKLAGGLDLLTLDSLYDDAIRRNNQNVSYNPWEPVPVHGAMVQQQPIHDPFFASSAMAAPHSVQMSAMANQQQAFMLNQQHQHQQQMMMMAPPPQQSNPFGNPHGANGHHYGPGMPVHASNPYAGLI
- the LOC111779762 gene encoding putative clathrin assembly protein At5g35200 isoform X4, translated to MSGGGTQNSLRKALGALKDTTTVSLAKVNSDYKELDIAIVKATNHVERPAKEKHIRAIFAAISATRPRADVAYCIHALARRLSKTHNWAVALKTLVVIHRALREVDPTFHEELINYGRRRNHMLNLSHFKDDSSANAWDYSAWVRSYALFLEERLECFRVLKYDVETDRARTKDLDTAELLEQLPALQELLYRVLGCQPQGAAVHNFVIQLALSLVASESIKIYQAISDGTVNLVDKFFEMQRQDAMKALEIYRRAGQQAERLSEFYEVCKNLDIGRGQTFTKIEQPPASFLQAMEEYVREAPRTSTIRKDQVADAKLAAPRDILAIEYKKEPAAQVEQPVAPPPAPSPPPPEPVKVEPAVTEPPDLLGLNDPVPEATSNLDEKNSLALAIVPDADQKTSSAPSQVNGTTTTGWELALVTAPSSNENVAATSKLAGGLDLLTLDSLYDDAIRRNNQNVSYNPWEPVPVHGAMVQQQPIHDPFFASSAMAAPHSVQMSAMANQQQAFMLNQQHQHQQQMMMMAPPPQQSNPFGNPHGANGHHYGPGMPVHASNPYAGLI
- the LOC111779762 gene encoding putative clathrin assembly protein At5g35200 isoform X1; protein product: MSGGGTQNSLRKALGALKDTTTVSLAKVNSDYKELDIAIVKATNHVERPAKEKHIRAIFAAISATRPRADVAYCIHALARRLSKTHNWAVALKTLVVIHRALREVDPTFHEELINYGRRRNHMLNLSHFKDDSSANAWDYSAWVRSYALFLEERLECFRVLKYDVETDRARTKDLDTAELLEQLPALQELLYRVLGCQPQGAAVHNFVIQLALSLVASESIKIYQAISDGTVNLVDKFFEMQRQDAMKALEIYRRAGQQAERLSEFYEVCKNLDIGRGQTFTKIEQPPASFLQAMEEYVREAPRTSTIRKDQQVADAKLAAPRDILAIEYKKEPAAQVEQPVAPPPAPSPPPPEPVKVEPAVTEPPDLLGLNDPVPEATSNLDEKNSLALAIVPDADQKTSSAPSQVNGTTTTGWELALVTAPSSNENVAATSKLAGGLDLLTLDSLYDDAIRRNNQNVSYNPWEPVPVHGAMVQQQPIHDPFFASSAMAAPHSVQMSAMANQQQAFMLNQQHQHQQQMMMMAPPPQQSNPFGNPHGANGHHYGPGMPVHASNPYAGLI